The Hevea brasiliensis isolate MT/VB/25A 57/8 chromosome 9, ASM3005281v1, whole genome shotgun sequence nucleotide sequence ttgaaagaaaatgaaaaaatttaGTTGATTATAGAGCATAATCAAATTAatcgaaaaataaaaaatatattttatattattaattaattaaatattaatataaatatatttataattttatttataaaaaaatataatttaatattaataaatgaataattataagttaaaaattattataaaattataaaataatagttataaataatatattattaacaaagttataattaatagattaacaaataaaaatttaattatttcaattagtTAAGTTATAAATCAAAgatgataataaaaattaataatattttacaattactaattaaaaattaaaccaaatttgGTGTTGTCAAAATAAACGAGTTTTATCAATTCTATTGAATTATTCGGTTGAGCACACCCCCCTACTTATAAgcatctataaaaaaaaaaaaaaaattgatttgtatacatttttaaaaaattgacaaATTTTATTCTTAAAGAATTATCTATGAGAAATTTTCTTTCTgtaattatgattaaatatatattatattcatataaaaaaatattccAAAATAAGAGCAGTGTCACGAATATAGTAATATTAAAGATAGAAAGAAAGAGGAATGGAAATGATTAaactttatttcttttacatttaGTAAAGGTTAATTTTTAGAAGACAGAAGCACACGGTTGATCATGCTGTCGAAATTCTGGAAAGATGAACCTTTGGGACTAGTAGCAGCCGCTTCTGCAATTTTCCTCCATTCCATggctttcttcttcatttccttccCCTTCTCTCCTTCCATTAACACTCTCACAAGCATCTCTACTTCATCTCTCTTCACATCACTGCTCATCTCCATGCCTATGCCCCATTCTAAGCAGCAGTATCGGCAATTCAATTGTTGCTCCGCCGAGTGAGGCAAACAAATCATTGGCACCCCTCCGCAAATGCTTTCAAGTGTTGAGTTCCACCCACTGTGTGTTAAGAACCCTCCAATAGATGGGTGGCTTAGCACTTGTTCCTGGGGGCACCAGCTTGCTAAAAAACCTCTTTCTTTGGTCATTGTCATAAACTCCGGCGGAAGAACCGCGTTGGCGCCGGAAACAAGATTAGGCCTAACGACCCACAAAAAATTTTTGTTGCTATTAGCAAGTCCCCAAGCAATCTCTACCAATTTTTCTCTTTTCGTGACAATCGCGCTTCCAAAATTGATGTAAATAACCGAGTTGGGTTCTTTTGAGTCGAGCCAGTCGAGACATCCAGATTCTTCTTTCCATAAGTTTGATCCAATGGACTTTAGCCCACTATCTTTCACCTTATTGAGGAGAAGTTGAAGCGAGCCGATGGAGTATACATAAGGCAATTTTGGTAATGAAGAAAGTGCAGCTAAAACCTCATGCTCCAACGCATCAAACGTATTCAATACAATAGCAGATGCCTTTTGAGCTCTTTCAGTCTCTGAGATTAGAAAATTTAGCATGAAGTTTTCAGGATCTGTAGTTCTGATAAAACTTGGGATGTCCCTCAAGCGGATACCTTTCATGCCTGGAATCCAATCTATAACAGTATCCAGATGACCATTTGTTAAGTAACTCTCATCTGCAATTCGAAGCAAACAAATCCAGTGATTTCATGTGCTTCATAAATGTGATTAATGCTAAACTAAAAACTAAGTGGAATTAGGCCAGAAATTATAGGAACCTTTGAATGGTATGAGACCCTTCTCAATTAAGTGGCGAAAGTGAAGATAGGCCATAAAGCCACAAGCACTTGTAGTCCAAAAAAATACTTGAGGAATGCCAAGCTCTTGTGCTGCATCGAGTGTGAAGCTCATGACCCCATCTGAAACTATGCAAGTTACCGGAGGAACATTGGATGAAGAAGTGTGATTGAGCTCTGAAAGCAGGGTTCTAAGAGGAGCTAAGCAAGTTGTAGACATGGACTGGGATAGGAAGGGTGTGTCACGGCCGGAATTGGTGCGGGTGATGGTCGGAGGGAGGCCGTCAGGGATTGTACGGAAATGAAAGGAAGGCAGGCCATTGAGAGGGTCGGGTCCTATAGATTGAAGGAGGCGTTTGTGGGTGTGCTCGGTGTGAAGGAAGGTAATATGGAAGCCGTTGTGGTGGAGGAGTTTGGCTAGTTTTAGCATGGGATTTATGTGACCTTGAGACGGAAAAGGAATGCATAGTGCATGAGGCTTTTCAAGAATGGCTATGGACTCCATTGTTGTTGGCTCTCTCTCTCTTGACACAATTTGTCAACTTGTAAGAACAATGGAAGACCAGTTATGCCAGTTGTCCTGaatacaataaatattaattcaGTACAATGAATAGGCTCGCACGGATTTGCGTTTTTCCTTTTTTGTCGGATGGGAAGGCTCGCACGTTTATTCACTAAAGAAATAAAGTTACAGACTTTCATTTTCTAATCACAAACAAAGCTGTTGAGGCGGATTACAAATACAGCCAGAGCCAAACTGCCATGTCTAGACTAGCCATTCAATTATCACATTTGTTTGCTAATATAGGAGTATAACAATATAGGGTTGTTGGATATTTTTCCTCTAATTGCTGAAATAtatattagataaaaaaaaattaatatatcaatATAACACTGAGATCAAATTGTGCCACGTAATgctgtataatttgaatatttgtttatatattatttaaaaaatataatagaattatccatttttttatctaatttaaattAAGGAATTTAATTTATAACAATCCTTAAAAAATTAACCCCTAATAATTTACatgttataatatttattattttttttaataaaaatacaatttttttttaatgtaatttaTATTATGAAGTTTTTTACTAAATATCAAATATTCTTATAATCGATAGATGACTGGTATAAATATAATATGAAGTTTTTTACTAAATATCAAATAttcttataatttatatatttttttaatgtaattCAAATTCAATATGTATATTATTAATAGCAGCCCAAAAGTTGTACCAATCAATTTTGTTTATAGAAATATCCTTTCTAAGTAACAGTTCATTAAATGATTATCATATATAATAAGTGTAAAATATTTATGACTTATGCATAATACTATATAAGAAATTATTTGCtcgatataatattttaaataaaataatttttatttatataaaattatgaaattccaAATTATTAATTGCACATGACGTTGATGCGCATCCAGAATGCAGAAAATAATGGGTCGGCGGGCAATCAAATGCTATTGGTAACATCGCATTCATTTTTATGGGAATGAATTTTATacagttaaattaaatatttagattgaaatttatgaaaaattaattaaaaaaaatatatatagtaaatatataaatttatacataaatatttaatttgataattattaaatttatttttatgtgtatttaattttttttatagtcgtattttttaaaaatatttgcaaaaatttaagaaaaagtaAATAAATAGATAAGTTATTGAAAAACAATCCCATGTGAAAGCTAGCCAGAGCAAGGTACCAACATAAAATACAATCtgcccctaaaaaaaaaaaaaaagagtacaaTCTGAAAATTGTCGGCCCCTCCAAACTCCACCTAATTTCCCCCGTACACCAAGCATTAGcattctccctctctctctctctctctctctcagagcAAATGTAGACCCCTGCATGCCCCATCAGTGGAAGATCAAAAGCTGAAGCATTGGAGTTTGTTAAATTGGAAGAAAATATTAGGCATATTATGTATTTATAGCACGTGGGATTTCCATTTCCCAACTGATTGGACAGTAAATCGTTGTGGTTGTGGGCTTCCAGCACTTCTAGCCACTGATCCATAGAGCTCTTTCTTCTAATGTTTTTCTTAGTAGGTTAACCCACCGTCTGCGTAGTACCTTATGATAGCCCAGCATTTCCTATGATGGGAAATTTTCAACACatgtaatatatataatttaattaaattatcacatgattatatttattttaaaatatatatttttatacattAAATTAAACAAACATAATTTTGAGGGGGCCCAACAGTAAATCACCGTTAAATttacagcttttttttttttttttttctatgtccAGTTGATTTACATTGAATGCTACCGAGATCGAACGATTTCAAATAAGCCTAATCCATTATCCTCTGTGGGCTATAATATTTGCACGAATCTCCTCTTGTATGGTGTATGTAGTGGACACATCATAATAATATATGGTGGTTGCCACGTGAGTAAAAAATTGCAGCATTTTTTTGGATTTTATCcattcaataattaaaattttagattaaaactaattaatttaattgggtGAGTTgtctatttaaatatatatatttcttatgAAGAAATCAGGAAACTCCAATGGGTGTAGCAAACGTTGAGGAATTGAATTTAGAAAAGGTTGAATTGATGATGATGAAGGCTTCTGCCGATTAACTTGACTTTTGAGACACCCATTGTAAATCATCATCTATCCATCCAAGACTCCAATCCTTGTGTCACGTGGACGAAAATGGTGCTTTACCTAGCGTGTATTAATCCTATCCACATTCGCAGTTGAAGACACCATGTAGTGCAAGTAAACATATGGATTATAGGCCTTGCAAGAAATTGAATTCATTATTCTTGCTTTTAATGAATATACTTGCTGCATTATAACAGTTGCTAATGTACAACTAATGTTCTATATATCATGCTTTTGTCAAAGGAGAAGAAATTTTTGAAGGCCCAAAAACTGATCTTGCATATGCAATTGGCAAAGAAGCTATCTTCTTGGCTTTGCTCACATAAGCTCTCTTTGTGAAGTTGTTGTAATCATTTGCTTCTATCTCGTCTAGTATTCGCCGGTATAACAGTAAGGATGCCCATACCTGCAACGTCCACAAACAGTAGCATATATCATTCGTCCGTGTAAATTACAAGTTCCTTATAGATGGTTGAAAAGGTGAAAACTATGATCAGTGTAAATGCAGCTTTTATGATTGGTGTCAAAGCCGATTTGTTCAATTTTCAacacttaattatttgtttgattTCCTGTCCTCACTTTCTCTATCATTATCACAGTGCTATTTGCATTGACAAAGGATCTTTGATGATTTACCGGCCATCTACTTGCAGCGCTGAGCTCTGTCACTCCTTTCTCTGCCTCGTTAAAGAACATCCTTGCTCTCTTAATTTGGTCCTTCATGAAATTTCTCCACTTATCTGTCACTTTTCCAGCAAATATGTCATCATCTGAAAGCCCTGCCTGTGCCAGCTCATCCTGTGGTAAATAAATCCTTCCTCTTCTTGCACTGAaaaaaatatgagaaataaaacaGGAATGTAACCATAAGATAAGGAAATGTGAGATAAAAGAATCCATACGGCATAAATCACTTTACGTATATTCTCATAGAGGAAGCAAAAAAGAAAATGAACTCTGGGGAGCTCTTTGTTAATGAAGTTACAAATGGGAACTGAAATTTGCAGCAGCAAACAAACTCTGTACTTACTCCTCTCCAACATCCCTTAGTATGTTGGTCAGCTGATTTGCTATTCCTAACGCCAAAGCAGCATTATAGACACTCTCTGTTGATGCCTGTGATTCAGGTGCAATGCCCATGACAGGAACGCTCATTAATCCAACCGTCCCAGCAACATAATAACAGTAAAGATAAAGCTCGTCAAAGTTCTGATATCTTGACTTCTTCAGGTCCATCCTCATTCCTTCTATCATATCTTTGAATGGCTGAAACAGAAGATCAAAAGAATCAGCAAAAAGGTTTAGTGTGACATGCAGTATAATCCAATGTACTAGGAGAAATTGCACCAGTGCTTCAAGGGGATGATCATCAGCCTGGAATTAACCTCCTAAGGGCCAAAAACTAACTCAAGATTCTGGTTAaagagggattttttttttttttaagtcacaATATCTACTAGAACAATATAGCATAAAATACTAAGACAGAGACGACAGAGAGAGTATCCATAGGCTGCCAAAAGTTGCCTTAAACATGATCAGCAACTTGTAGACCCTGCCTAGTACCTACAAAATTCAGCTTCAAATGCATATATATGTACTAACCTCACTGAGTGCATTGCCATAAATCAAGATTTCTATTTTACTCTTATATTTGTTTATGTTCCAAATTATGGAAAGggaaaaaataaatttgaattgCGTGTGGAAAAAAATATGAAAACCACTATAAAAGAGAAGTCAAGGCAAATTTGGCATGACAGCATGAGATACCCTCAATTTCCAATAATTTCAAAATGCTTATATGTAAGAACTAAAGGAAGGTTCACAAATATAACGTTAACCGGCTCATATATTTACCCTTGAAAGGTCAAAATGGGAAACAAACACAGAAACAGCACAGCACCAGCACAAGCACAAGCATACTAGAAAAATAATGTGTGGCTTTATGGAAAACTATGAAGCCTAGAAGGCAACTACAGCTCAATTATAATCTGTTGTTGAttatttatatggtttaaaaaGTGTTAAACAAATTTGCCATTGGTAATATAACAGCTATTCTGATATATACTACAACCAAATATATTATGCTCCTAAAATTATATTCCAACAATTATTCtttcaaaactcaattgaatctaAAACATAATGCCTAACCTGAATATCAACTGGAAATTTTGTAACTGTATCTGATAAAGCAGCATCAAGCATATCAAAAGGACGACCTCGGAAAAGATCTTCCAACCTTGCCTCCCATCTATCTAAAGCTGTTGGCGTTATGTGTGAAGCATTAGGCCCATCAACAAGTTCATCTGTCCTTCTACACCACACTACATGTGCAGGGAACatcataagaaaaaaaaaaaatagttttttctttcctttatttatttatttatgtactTTTTAAGATGGAATGCTCATTTAAGTGGACTCCATTCTATTTCACCAATTAGGCTTTCATTAAAGCCTAAGGTACTAAATGCCAGTACCTCATACATGATAAGATCCACCTCTGTGATTTCAATGAGCTTGCTCAGGAATCCTGAGaccaaatctcaactttataaagGTCAGCAAAGAAGCAAACAAGAGGAATGGTAGAAGGCTATCCCCCACAACACCTCCCCACCCCAGAGGGAGTGGGGTTCCACAGTGCAGCTATGAATTGAAGGGAGAATAAAATCAAATTTTGgtaacaaaatttaaatttgaaacacTGTTCTTGCATAGAGGCACTAAAACCTTCATAAATTATTTACATTACAAAAGAAAAGTGCAAGTCATAAATTCCAAAAGCGACTAACAAGCTTTATATTACTAaatcctttttattttttatttccagATTATTTACCAgttttatttgatttgatttgatttgatttatttatttatttaaatttataacccATTTCATAGTTCAAACCTTGTAATATTGAGTTGGATTAGAATCATCCTATCCACCTTCTCAATTCCCTTTCATTGGTGTAATTATGTGCAATTGCTTCAATTTCATAAGTAAAATGGATTAGAATTAAATATCTAACTCACCGTATATTGCCCAGATAGCTCTTCTCCTTTCAGGGGTCATTAGCAGAGTTCCTGGTAGAGCAAAGCAAGAGCATATGAGAAAAGAATCTCCATTAACAAGGAGTTGCAGGAAATAATACCAGCAACCACCTCAAATTAGAATTCCAGTATACATACATGCATATATAAGAGAGATAAGAAGGAGGAGGCTAAGTGGCTAACCCAAGTAAAATGTCTTGGCATACTCAGCACAAACTTCCCCACAGCGTTCGTAAGCTTCACTCAACAAGCTCAAAGTCCCTAGAAGCACGATATCTGGTTTCACATCGAGATCCTCACTAGACCTTAATTGCTTTTTAACCAAGGCTGCTTGCTTCAGCACCACATTGTAAACCTTCTCCTCAGAGGAGATGGCCATTTCTCCTGCGTGACTCGCTACCATGCTCGATATTATAGGTAATTTGTTTCCACTACCTATGCAAGGATTCCTCAAATCTATATTCACCAAGCCTGACTTCCATTTCTGGTTCCCACTTCTTTTTGCTCTCGTCTTAAACATCAAACTCCGATCTACAGAACCGAACTTGGATGAATCTAAAACCCGGACCGAATGGAAGAATGCAAACGAGTTGGAAACCTCTGTATTGGGAGAGGCAACCCATAGTAATGCTACAGTCATGTTCAAAAGCAGATTTCTTGGCTATCTGTATGTCTGTTGTTGATAATTTCCCTCCTAAAatcttaatttaccaaataaaaaaaaaatcaaactatATCCTTTTTGAAGATAACCCACTTCGCCTTTTAGAGACAAAGATCAAAAAGGAAACCAACTTTGTCCATACAAAACCAACTTAGATCAATTCTCCAGGGGATTCAACAGCAAAGGGAGCTCTGTTTAAGCTCTCTGTAAATGAACCAAAACCATAGTTAGGCCACAGACAattcgagagagagagagagagcctcAAAAATAACTACCACTAGGACTAGAGCCAAAAATAAAGCAAGAAGAAGAATTCATATAACAGGATCTCTAAAGAAATTAGCGTTTCAGTTCTTttagcaataaaaaaaaaataaaagaaaaataaaaaagcaaGCTTCAGGTAACCGTCGCAGTgtcttcaaatatatatatatatatatatatatatatatatatatatatatgagaaaatggaatatacaaaataaaaaaaaggaatatacaaaagggaaaaaaaaaaagaaaaagaaagaaaaataccttTAGCTGCTTAGAACCACTCAAGGGTAGCTTCCAATAAATCAAGACAAAAATTTCAACTTACAGaaccaaaaaagaaaaaatgaaaaattaacggCCATTGAGGCCTAAGCTCTCCATTGTTCCAGACCCTGGAAAAGTTTTTTTTATTTCCCTTTAGtttattctatttttttattattttttagcttttttttttttaatttatggtaACATTTTAATACCCTGTTGACATTAAAAAGTCGGATCCGGTGGTTGCCCGATCCCGGACCTGTTTATGGTTCAAACCGAATATCGTGGGACGATTTTCATAAACTaactcaaaatcattaataataaGAGATGGGGTTCTTGCCCTATttagttaaataaattttttaaaggaaaataaataGTTGCGGGTAGGATTGTGACCCAGAAGAGAGGGAAGACCCAGACCCGGTGAAAATGCATAGAAGAGAATCGACACGTGGAAATATGAGCCAATCAGTGGAAGATAACGTTATCAAAGCAAATAAGTAAGGCGAGAGATATCGTGCACGTGGCACTCTGTGAGTGAAGGGTTAAAGGTAACATTGAATCGCACACACCAAACGCAGAAAGGAAGACAAAGTAGTGGTGGTGAAGATAGGGCCCACACTTAACACAGTGAGTGGATGCTACTGTTACCACGGTGCATGTAGTACACGAAATGAAGCCATtaactcattttctttttttttttaattaagaaaaataaatatattaaaaaaataatgatagaaaaataaagaaaaagagtttGTCTTGATGTGCAATTTTGTCAGGAAGTGAAAAAGTCTGGTGTGAGTAGGCACACTGACACAGTCCCATCGACGAAGCTTGCGGGTCTGCCGTTTGACACGTTGCCCACTTTCCCTTCGGTTTAACTATTCGTTGTTATTAATTACACGCAGTACGCTTGGCTTGGCCATTCTTGCCTTTGGCCACCTAACACGAGGTCGTCTCAATTCAACCACAACCTTCACACTGTCCGGTTTGAGTTGGAAATAGAATCGTGAATCAGCTCGGGATTTCATCAATCTAACTCCAATACAAACCATTTTCCTTTCAAATGGTTTCTATTCAGTTGTATgagtttttctttaaaaaaaataaataataaaattaattccaATTGAATCAcaattagaattaaattaaaaccgGTTAAATCTTATGATTTAGTTTAGAATTCTTGAtttcaaatattaaattattgATTTCGAATGATGAATCAGACTAAAATCAATAATTGACCGGAAGGTCCGGAACTAATTTCAACAACCGgtactttttttttccttttaaaattGTAATTATGATGTTTGTTTGGTATTATATTTCCAGGTATCTTTAATTCAACGGTCATAATCAATTATTCATgactaattatatgaaaataataataaataaataaaataaataatttataataaaataatttaattaaattcttctataattatatttaattttattttttataaatatatttcttaaaaatttaaaaaattaatttttttattttaagtatttaaattaataaaaaataaattaaattaaattcttataaaatttaaattttaaataaaaaaaattaatttttataaattaaaaatagcattataattaaaaactaatgctatttttaattttttattcaaattttgtaaaaatcaaATACATTAAATTAGCGATTAAAAACAAAAAAGTTAAAAATTGATACTCAGTTATTTAACCAAATAATTATTAAGGGCTTTTGTTTCGCACATTAGTTTTGAAAATCATTATTAGAATAAAAATCTAATAGAATCGAAaagaatatgataaattattatttatattttatttgaaattaattttttttaatatgtttgaaacatatatatatatatatatatataagttgtgaacttaaaattaaatttattttgtacttaatttaaaattaatttttaatatttttatattttaattttataattttaattaactatattaaacaataataatattttttatacttttaatttaaataattaaaattaattgtaatcataatttttaattttaattatttatataaaaatataataattatttttattttaattaattatacataaaaatatATTTCTTTCTCCATCTTCTATAAAAAGGAGTCTATTAATAATGAGAAAATGTGGCAACCATCCTTATCTAAATGTACAGACAACTAATCGGGTGGGTTAGAAACCCAGCTACGATGACGATGACCTGTTGTAGCACTTTTAGCAACCCAATCGGCCAAGAATTAACAGCTCTTGGGACATGGGAGATCGCGATACAAGGATAGATAGTTCTGGCTCAAGCTTCCAAGGATTTGGTGCAAGGGCAAGGGGGCAGGATAAACACTGGAAAAGTAGGAGTGAACCTGTTTCCACATTTGTCCATGGCTCAATTGCACGTTAAACATGTTTGATTTCAACCCGATATAGTCATTAATGACCCATTTGTATTTCCCAGAGTATTCAATGCATTGTacttttttacattttaatataaattttatctcACGTGAAaagtaatttaataattatatc carries:
- the LOC110638861 gene encoding phytoene synthase 2, chloroplastic isoform X1, with translation MTVALLWVASPNTEVSNSFAFFHSVRVLDSSKFGSVDRSLMFKTRAKRSGNQKWKSGLVNIDLRNPCIGSGNKLPIISSMVASHAGEMAISSEEKVYNVVLKQAALVKKQLRSSEDLDVKPDIVLLGTLSLLSEAYERCGEVCAEYAKTFYLGTLLMTPERRRAIWAIYVWCRRTDELVDGPNASHITPTALDRWEARLEDLFRGRPFDMLDAALSDTVTKFPVDIQPFKDMIEGMRMDLKKSRYQNFDELYLYCYYVAGTVGLMSVPVMGIAPESQASTESVYNAALALGIANQLTNILRDVGEDARRGRIYLPQDELAQAGLSDDDIFAGKVTDKWRNFMKDQIKRARMFFNEAEKGVTELSAASRWPVWASLLLYRRILDEIEANDYNNFTKRAYVSKAKKIASLPIAYARSVFGPSKISSPLTKA
- the LOC110638861 gene encoding phytoene synthase 2, chloroplastic isoform X2; translation: MTVALLWVASPNTEVSNSFAFFHSVRVLDSSKFGSVDRSLMFKTRAKRSGNQKWKSGLVNIDLRNPCIGSGNKLPIISSMVASHAGEMAISSEEKVYNVVLKQAALVKKQLRSSEDLDVKPDIVLLGTLSLLSEAYERCGEVCAEYAKTFYLGTLLMTPERRRAIWAIYALDRWEARLEDLFRGRPFDMLDAALSDTVTKFPVDIQPFKDMIEGMRMDLKKSRYQNFDELYLYCYYVAGTVGLMSVPVMGIAPESQASTESVYNAALALGIANQLTNILRDVGEDARRGRIYLPQDELAQAGLSDDDIFAGKVTDKWRNFMKDQIKRARMFFNEAEKGVTELSAASRWPVWASLLLYRRILDEIEANDYNNFTKRAYVSKAKKIASLPIAYARSVFGPSKISSPLTKA
- the LOC110638853 gene encoding 7-deoxyloganetin glucosyltransferase, producing the protein MESIAILEKPHALCIPFPSQGHINPMLKLAKLLHHNGFHITFLHTEHTHKRLLQSIGPDPLNGLPSFHFRTIPDGLPPTITRTNSGRDTPFLSQSMSTTCLAPLRTLLSELNHTSSSNVPPVTCIVSDGVMSFTLDAAQELGIPQVFFWTTSACGFMAYLHFRHLIEKGLIPFKDESYLTNGHLDTVIDWIPGMKGIRLRDIPSFIRTTDPENFMLNFLISETERAQKASAIVLNTFDALEHEVLAALSSLPKLPYVYSIGSLQLLLNKVKDSGLKSIGSNLWKEESGCLDWLDSKEPNSVIYINFGSAIVTKREKLVEIAWGLANSNKNFLWVVRPNLVSGANAVLPPEFMTMTKERGFLASWCPQEQVLSHPSIGGFLTHSGWNSTLESICGGVPMICLPHSAEQQLNCRYCCLEWGIGMEMSSDVKRDEVEMLVRVLMEGEKGKEMKKKAMEWRKIAEAAATSPKGSSFQNFDSMINRVLLSSKN